The segment ATTCTGTTCTCGATCTGTTACAGTTTCCGTATTTTTACAGGATTCAGACTGGGTGGATTACGATGAACCAGCAAGTCAGTCTGTGGGAGTGTATAACATAGAACACAAGTTTGTTGTGGTCAAATAGGACTTGAAGTCTATCTTTTAATTGTGtgaataataaatgaatgtcaCAAATGTgactgttttgttttgattttttctgaATAATAATATTATCCACCAGTGAAATACAGCAGcaaaatatgattatatttattactGATTAAAACTTTGGTTTTAATTTGGTCAGGGTTATTAttaagtaaattatttaaaaatgcataataaacaaaaattgttagaatacttttattaattatcacaATAATGTTTTGTTCAATTAAATGCCAGGGTTGGATCAATCCatacttgcaaaaaaaaaaggacatttattttgtttctttatggGGTTAACCCAAATGTAAAAGGGGGAGAGGCTACCCAACACTGGGCATGttgaaataatattgttttctttctaCTGAAAGTATGGGATGCACAAGATGAAAATTACTTTTAAGTCAAAATACAGTCAGTGACCCCTTTGAGAGTTCATGGTTTATCATCTGAAACAGATGAAGGCAGTATCACAACTTTTTAGAAGTACATGTTCCTGTATTTGTTATACACGTACTACAGTCAATGTATTCCCTGTTTTCTTTTAGATTACATTACATTTCATTCTGCTAAGTTTAGTAATTAAGGAATTGAACCAAAGTAATGTGTTTATAAAGGTTTATTTTCAAGTATTTAACTATTAAAGTAATAGAAGTTCCTCAAGCTGACATGACCAGCAAGTCAcaagaaacaaaaaagaatattataacataaaatagatgtacaaattaaaaatgtgtataaacTATTGGTACATGACATTGTACATCTTGATAATTAAGATTATGGGTATAACAAACAATGAATACTTTTTGATGAAGTTAAGTCGATTAAGGTGATAGCTGCTTTGTGAGTCACTATCAGTTTTGGAAATAAAGAAATACACTTGTATGGGTATATATTTGTTCATATCATTAAATGTACAGGATCAAATACCACGTTAAATATGGGAATagtataaaaatacatataaaagaGTTGATGAATGGATAGAAGTTTACTGTTTCttgaaaatcacaaaaatcTGACAATAAGGAATGAAATTCAGTAGATTAATGATTTATCTGATTGGTAGggaattaatttgtttataaaataatcataataccTATACAACCAAAATCAAGAAGTTGCTTTTGCAGTAATGACTTAATTATCTTCATTTGTAAgatcatgtatatatatcacaGTCCATTGAGTTTGTATACTATCACAGAGGTGAACAATAAATGGATATACAATTGTATATGTGTATGCgtattacagtacatgtatgtatactcCTCACAGTAAAATGGATTCTGGCCTGAtttttcctgttaatttgaggCTAAAGCTGTCGGTCTTTGATGTGATGTTTATTTACAAAGACCTGCGCCTACATGACAACACACTGCGACGATTCCGGATTCAGTCCCTCCTCAGACTGGAACTCCAGGTCAGACTGGAGCTTGGGAATCCCATCCAGTACCTTCAACTGAGTCAAAATCTGGAACACCCTGTACAAATATCAGAAAACACATTCAAGGTGCATGTAATTCAAActacttaaataaaaattagaCCATCAATGAAAAAGAGACCAACAGGCCTTTACAGTAAATCTCATCTATATGCATTTAAGTTTCATTCTAGAGTGTTAActgttaacccccccccccccccccccctaaaacaATTCTTCCCATAGGCTATTACAATATACTAACTTTAATGTACAGCTTCATTCATTCTCTTTTTCTAAATatgtactggcactgtaccagttatcggctataattttacgttttcttttcgtgtttccttatttcttgatatattggaataaaacttttcatactttaaattgtgaactccttatttatccatcggttagattatatcatcatttagaacccaaaacatatTGTTTCTGTGCTTTTTAGCAAGCCCAGAATTTGCCTAGGTTTtatgatttactgtaccagttatcggcttcgtgataataacatagtctGCAAAGTGTTTATTGAATCATGTCCCTTGCGGGGTCAGCCTATAGGTCGTAGGGGTTATTATACATAAAttaaactcataaaattatttctttatcatcatacggtaatacacacAATCGTACGCTAATCAATGCATAATTATACAATCAGGTGTTCAACTGCGCCATGAATCTCTCGGAATTTAGTGagttccttttgtttataaatgttatatgtattgatattatatgtcaaatcaaagaagggatatgattacgtatcacaaagaggtcattttctatttttaacttattacgtcacttcccccacagctgaaagtgcaaagatgtaaatcagccGTAATCAATGATCGTTAaagctcatgtttaaaacatattgaagaaagttttaaagcaaacttatttttctttattaaaaacagacgactaaattaaaaaatctcggaTATTCGCGTGCTATAGACCCGAaccctcagtttagccgataactggtcttagccgataactggtacagtactcatttctttcatcaaaattaatgagcagaataaaataacaagtttttttttatcacttttaCATAGCAAATAACTGGATATGCAgaaattatattcttttttattttttacaagaacgttcttaaattgcaaaaaatgactTGCACAAATTAAATACgctacacatttttttttaattttcacaaattttgtgacacgttGAAAAAAACGGGATTACTATACAGTAAATTGTTCACTGAAAAATGACAgcattatgaataataaattgaattattggTTGAAAAAACTGTTGTCGAACAGCTAGCTATACATGTAGTGCTTTATGAGTGCCACTTCATCTTGCATGTCTCTCTATACATACTTTGGTCTGTAGTTAATCTGGAAGGTTACTGGGTTCCCATTCAGGCTGAGTTCTTCAATGGTTGAGGACCGAAGCTTAGATAGACCATTGAATGAGTCAATATCATTGTCCTCTAGTGCCAGATAACGGATCTTTGGAATGGAGGGGAGGTTCTACAACGTCAAAGAATCAATGCAAGGTAAGCTAATGTAAATACCAggtacactgtatatatatgGAGGGGAGGCTTATACAATGTCATAGAATGAGATGAGCTTAAAGCTCACCACGACTCAGGAATAGTCACCATCAGCCATGGTTTCCTTACAGCTGATTGCACACCTAATTCTTGTGGCTGACGTGTAGGATTTGTCTTAGATTTTTTGCATTTATTCTTTTCTTCATGTGCAATATCTGCTTAATACTTTGACttgcaatatatatttgatGTTACTTTTCTGCTGGCTTGAAAGAAACTCAAAAAATTTGATGATTTCATCGTAACCAAGTAACATGGCAATGTAAGATGAACGTTTACACATGTGGGACTTGCACTGAACTATTAAAAAGTCTCTGGATTGCAAAAGGGTTGTAGAGATAGCGGcaatgcaagataaatatggtGGACAATGCCTTTTAGGAATTGGGTTCAGATTTaatttaggtacatgtacatgtgcatatACTATAAACTAGACAGCATATATTATgtatttacagtacatgtattaaaccaaaaaaaaaaaaagattgtttgCAATAATTTTTACAGCAACATTTTATAGACCAGCAATTATTGCATTACCTTGAAGGAGTACAAGAAATTGTTGTTCAGGTTGAGTACTTCACATCTGAAAGAGGAGGATCAAGCAGATTTTGatcagatttatatatatatatatatgtatatacatgtgatTTGCAAACTTTTTACTTGATATTGTATGTATGGAAAAGCCTCTTAATTTTGTACCAGTAAGAGACTTGCTCTAGAAACACAAGAAATCTAGTATGTTCTGTATTAGGTGGAAAATGGTTTCCAAAGGGCTTTATTCGATCATTTATAGTTATTTAGTATTGAACTTAATAATTAGATGAAGTTAGTTGCTTTCCAcctaaaatgaattatattgttaaaatatattcaattggTAGTTAATAAACCTCCAAATGTAATATATGGTTACAGTAACACAATAATTTTTTCAACACTATTTTGGGAAGTCAGTTTTCCATTTGCACATTGGTCCAGTATTGTATTCTAATtaagatgagagagagagagagagagaggtctgACCTTGGAAATGAGTATGAGCTGAGGTCTTGTAACTCATTGTGTGTCAGATGGAGGTGTTCCACTACGCGCAGTCTGCCCAGGATGTTGTAGAAAGTTGATCTTTGGTATTTATTACTCAACTCCTGGTAACAAAAGCTTGCCGactagaaaaaaatgaattcaattttattcTCACTCTCATTATGATAAATCTCTAAGATAAAGAAACTctcttcattaaaaaataaaataaaattcagtttccTTCGTGATTAACTacaaatcaaagtacatgtattagggtAAGAGggtttactttttatttattgcatgatgcaaattatttttattacaaactCTTATCATTAGTTCAAAGAATAATGGGATTCAAgtcttttttacattacaaggtgttattgtattaaattaatacagttattagtcaagatgaaaataaatgttttctatGCAGTTGCTGTTTAAATTATACAACAGGACTGGTTTTTACCAGATGACAGAAGTCTGCTGTACACAGTACCTTGGCATTCTCCCAGTTCTCTATTTTTTGTTGGTAGTTGGTCTTTGCTGACCCTTTCATGGAATGGTGAATTATCTTATTTTCCTCatctttcattttataaaatgctTTGTCTTTTTCTGGAGGAcctgatttttaaagaagactTAAGTCACTGCAACATAGTAAGGCAATTTTTgctaaaggactatatatggtttgggcctaaaatggcccctttAAATGAACATCACCATTTTTCTGTTATTCTTTGTATTCTTGGTACAGGtatacatttgaaattttttcataactttcattttgatttaactgCCCAcagtttaaaaatatgacatcatgaaGTTTatcttttcccgccattttcgcatatttagcataaaacggcttgttttgaagcagtt is part of the Magallana gigas chromosome 3, xbMagGiga1.1, whole genome shotgun sequence genome and harbors:
- the LOC105330421 gene encoding acidic leucine-rich nuclear phosphoprotein 32 family member A, whose translation is MADRDSLQTESTHSHDTDQTRDTYHSHGASAVPLTIVSAYKHLRESGEGVNSHTELPSHRFQYSVWHDLRNACLTGTQLKAPRVREGPPEKDKAFYKMKDEENKIIHHSMKGSAKTNYQQKIENWENAKSASFCYQELSNKYQRSTFYNILGRLRVVEHLHLTHNELQDLSSYSFPRCEVLNLNNNFLYSFKNLPSIPKIRYLALEDNDIDSFNGLSKLRSSTIEELSLNGNPVTFQINYRPKVFQILTQLKVLDGIPKLQSDLEFQSEEGLNPESSQCVVM